Proteins found in one Oreochromis niloticus isolate F11D_XX linkage group LG22, O_niloticus_UMD_NMBU, whole genome shotgun sequence genomic segment:
- the dtnbp1b gene encoding dystrobrevin binding protein 1b isoform X4, whose product MSTSPGANDGSQRNSLELDAEHAQRVPGAEQGGGLPPQVKLKERQKFFEEAFQQDMEQYLSTGYLQIAERREPIGSMSSMEVNVDMLEQMDLMDMSDHEALDVFLHSGGEDNSAASPVAGPDVESFTTEISLQVPTQAELRHKLSSLSSTCTDSASQDTEAGEEDEEEEEEEGEQGGGGGVGGSGAAGGGGGRRRRPPVVVTLDEEEVHPDTVLVDRVEREDQTSKDCEESRPEV is encoded by the exons TGGAGCTCGATGCAGAGCACGCACAGAGAGTCCCCGGGGCGGAGCAAGGAGGGGGCCTGCCACCCCAGGTGAAGCTGAAAGAGAGGCAGAAGTTCTTTGAGGAGGCCTTTCAGCAGGACATGGAGCAGTACCTGTCTACCGGCTACCTGCAGATTGCTGAGAGgcgag AACCAATAGGCAGCATGTCATCCATGGAGGTGAATGTGGACATGCTGGAGCAGATGGATTTGATGGACATGTCTGACCACGAGGCTCTGGATGTGTTTCTGCACTCTGGAGGAGAGGACAACAGCGCTGCCTCACCTGTTGCAG GTCCAGACGTCGAGTCCTTCACCACAGAGATCAGCCTCCAAGTTCCCACCCAGGCCGAGCTACGACACAAGCTCTCTTCATTATCATCCACCTGCACTGACTCCGCCAGCCAGGACACAGAGGCCggggaggaggacgaggaggaagaggaggaggagggtgagcaaggaggaggagggggcgTTGGGGGAtcaggagcagcaggaggaggaggaggaaggaggagaagACCCCCTGTGGTAGTGACCCTGGATGAAGAAGAGGTGCACCCTGACACGGTGCTGGTGGACAGGGTGGAGCGCGAAGATCAGACCAGCAAAGACTGTGAGGAAAGCAGGCCAGAGGTTTGA
- the dtnbp1b gene encoding dystrobrevin binding protein 1b isoform X3, with translation MHLNSPCPRGCDVSASSCGSPVELDAEHAQRVPGAEQGGGLPPQVKLKERQKFFEEAFQQDMEQYLSTGYLQIAERRGSMSSMEVNVDMLEQMDLMDMSDHEALDVFLHSGGEDNSAASPVAGPDVESFTTEISLQVPTQAELRHKLSSLSSTCTDSASQDTEAGEEDEEEEEEEGEQGGGGGVGGSGAAGGGGGRRRRPPVVVTLDEEEVHPDTVLVDRVEREDQTSKDCEESRPEV, from the exons TGGAGCTCGATGCAGAGCACGCACAGAGAGTCCCCGGGGCGGAGCAAGGAGGGGGCCTGCCACCCCAGGTGAAGCTGAAAGAGAGGCAGAAGTTCTTTGAGGAGGCCTTTCAGCAGGACATGGAGCAGTACCTGTCTACCGGCTACCTGCAGATTGCTGAGAGgcgag GCAGCATGTCATCCATGGAGGTGAATGTGGACATGCTGGAGCAGATGGATTTGATGGACATGTCTGACCACGAGGCTCTGGATGTGTTTCTGCACTCTGGAGGAGAGGACAACAGCGCTGCCTCACCTGTTGCAG GTCCAGACGTCGAGTCCTTCACCACAGAGATCAGCCTCCAAGTTCCCACCCAGGCCGAGCTACGACACAAGCTCTCTTCATTATCATCCACCTGCACTGACTCCGCCAGCCAGGACACAGAGGCCggggaggaggacgaggaggaagaggaggaggagggtgagcaaggaggaggagggggcgTTGGGGGAtcaggagcagcaggaggaggaggaggaaggaggagaagACCCCCTGTGGTAGTGACCCTGGATGAAGAAGAGGTGCACCCTGACACGGTGCTGGTGGACAGGGTGGAGCGCGAAGATCAGACCAGCAAAGACTGTGAGGAAAGCAGGCCAGAGGTTTGA
- the dtnbp1b gene encoding dystrobrevin binding protein 1b isoform X2, whose amino-acid sequence MHLNSPCPRGCDVSASSCGSPVELDAEHAQRVPGAEQGGGLPPQVKLKERQKFFEEAFQQDMEQYLSTGYLQIAERREPIGSMSSMEVNVDMLEQMDLMDMSDHEALDVFLHSGGEDNSAASPVAGPDVESFTTEISLQVPTQAELRHKLSSLSSTCTDSASQDTEAGEEDEEEEEEEGEQGGGGGVGGSGAAGGGGGRRRRPPVVVTLDEEEVHPDTVLVDRVEREDQTSKDCEESRPEV is encoded by the exons TGGAGCTCGATGCAGAGCACGCACAGAGAGTCCCCGGGGCGGAGCAAGGAGGGGGCCTGCCACCCCAGGTGAAGCTGAAAGAGAGGCAGAAGTTCTTTGAGGAGGCCTTTCAGCAGGACATGGAGCAGTACCTGTCTACCGGCTACCTGCAGATTGCTGAGAGgcgag AACCAATAGGCAGCATGTCATCCATGGAGGTGAATGTGGACATGCTGGAGCAGATGGATTTGATGGACATGTCTGACCACGAGGCTCTGGATGTGTTTCTGCACTCTGGAGGAGAGGACAACAGCGCTGCCTCACCTGTTGCAG GTCCAGACGTCGAGTCCTTCACCACAGAGATCAGCCTCCAAGTTCCCACCCAGGCCGAGCTACGACACAAGCTCTCTTCATTATCATCCACCTGCACTGACTCCGCCAGCCAGGACACAGAGGCCggggaggaggacgaggaggaagaggaggaggagggtgagcaaggaggaggagggggcgTTGGGGGAtcaggagcagcaggaggaggaggaggaaggaggagaagACCCCCTGTGGTAGTGACCCTGGATGAAGAAGAGGTGCACCCTGACACGGTGCTGGTGGACAGGGTGGAGCGCGAAGATCAGACCAGCAAAGACTGTGAGGAAAGCAGGCCAGAGGTTTGA
- the dtnbp1b gene encoding dystrobrevin binding protein 1b isoform X5, whose amino-acid sequence MIVETDAPSVELDAEHAQRVPGAEQGGGLPPQVKLKERQKFFEEAFQQDMEQYLSTGYLQIAERREPIGSMSSMEVNVDMLEQMDLMDMSDHEALDVFLHSGGEDNSAASPVAGPDVESFTTEISLQVPTQAELRHKLSSLSSTCTDSASQDTEAGEEDEEEEEEEGEQGGGGGVGGSGAAGGGGGRRRRPPVVVTLDEEEVHPDTVLVDRVEREDQTSKDCEESRPEV is encoded by the exons TGGAGCTCGATGCAGAGCACGCACAGAGAGTCCCCGGGGCGGAGCAAGGAGGGGGCCTGCCACCCCAGGTGAAGCTGAAAGAGAGGCAGAAGTTCTTTGAGGAGGCCTTTCAGCAGGACATGGAGCAGTACCTGTCTACCGGCTACCTGCAGATTGCTGAGAGgcgag AACCAATAGGCAGCATGTCATCCATGGAGGTGAATGTGGACATGCTGGAGCAGATGGATTTGATGGACATGTCTGACCACGAGGCTCTGGATGTGTTTCTGCACTCTGGAGGAGAGGACAACAGCGCTGCCTCACCTGTTGCAG GTCCAGACGTCGAGTCCTTCACCACAGAGATCAGCCTCCAAGTTCCCACCCAGGCCGAGCTACGACACAAGCTCTCTTCATTATCATCCACCTGCACTGACTCCGCCAGCCAGGACACAGAGGCCggggaggaggacgaggaggaagaggaggaggagggtgagcaaggaggaggagggggcgTTGGGGGAtcaggagcagcaggaggaggaggaggaaggaggagaagACCCCCTGTGGTAGTGACCCTGGATGAAGAAGAGGTGCACCCTGACACGGTGCTGGTGGACAGGGTGGAGCGCGAAGATCAGACCAGCAAAGACTGTGAGGAAAGCAGGCCAGAGGTTTGA